The DNA segment CCCCATGGAAGCTTTATTCCAACGGGGCAAACATCACTACAAACTCCGCAATTTGTACATTTTGTTCTTTCAAACTTTACTGTGTCATTTTCTATGTATAAAGCATTACAGTATCCTGTACACAAACCGCAATTTACACATTCGTTTTTTATGAGTTTTTCTTGCTTATTACTTTTTGTGTTTAATTTTTTGTAATCAGATTTTGATGGAAGATAAGCAACTGGTTTTGTAAGGAAAAATTCTCTATTTGTAATTTGTCTTTTTAATTCATTTGCTATTTTTCTTGATACATTCATACTGGTAATAGGAGCAGTTTTTACGTATTTACCATTTAACTTGATTTTATTACTTTTTAATTCTTGATAAGTTACCTCTCTTATTATAGGTTTATCATGTTTTGAGTAGTCTCTTACTGTGGTTACAAGGTCTGAGTTTGAGCGAGTTACATAGTAAGCCATCTCTTCGTCCAGTATAGGAATTGGAATACCGATTCCTATAAATATAGTAACTCCATATCCTTTAAACTTTGCTGCTCTAATATATTCTCTTGACATTTCTTTTGCATTTCCAATAACTGCTAGAGTTCTAGAGGGGTTTTTGGGGATGTCTTCTGTACTTGGATTATACTGTGTTCCTTGCCAGACAATGTATCCCTGAGTTCCTCCAAAGAATATTCTAGTGCCTATTCCTATAGTTTTTAACTTTGGATCTTTTAAAAGTGGACTTAATTCTCCTGAAGTAGCATAAGTAACATTTGAATAATTTGGAAGTAATTTTCCCATATATGTATAAATAGTTTTATTAGAACCATTTGTTGCAGCTGAATAATTTTGATATACATTTCGTGGATTAAAAAAATAGAATTCATTTATGAGCTCTTTATTTATGTAACCTTCAATTTTTTTCCTAGGATAACAGTCTGTTCCTTTTGCGTTGGCAGAT comes from the Thermosipho japonicus genome and includes:
- a CDS encoding homocysteine biosynthesis protein; amino-acid sequence: MRTFEEINEKIKKGKVVVLTAEEAVNLSKEKGVKYVYENVDVVTTGTFSPMCSSGVFFNFGHTTPPMRMEEIKLDGVTVHGGLAAVDGFLGATQEDGIGGSYVIEKLISGQDVFLSANAKGTDCYPRKKIEGYINKELINEFYFFNPRNVYQNYSAATNGSNKTIYTYMGKLLPNYSNVTYATSGELSPLLKDPKLKTIGIGTRIFFGGTQGYIVWQGTQYNPSTEDIPKNPSRTLAVIGNAKEMSREYIRAAKFKGYGVTIFIGIGIPIPILDEEMAYYVTRSNSDLVTTVRDYSKHDKPIIREVTYQELKSNKIKLNGKYVKTAPITSMNVSRKIANELKRQITNREFFLTKPVAYLPSKSDYKKLNTKSNKQEKLIKNECVNCGLCTGYCNALYIENDTVKFERTKCTNCGVCSDVCPVGIKLPWGLIN